In Sardina pilchardus chromosome 8, fSarPil1.1, whole genome shotgun sequence, a genomic segment contains:
- the LOC134089154 gene encoding E3 ubiquitin-protein ligase TRIM16-like: MADATAKRQSKESFTCPVCLDLLNNPVAIPCGHTYCLGCIKGCWDQEDGKGIYRCPQCRWTFRPRPAVSKNTLIAEMVEDFRKTGLQAAAPALSTAGAGDVECDLCTGRKLKAVKSCLDCLLSYCETHFKVHNDVNPGGKHSVIDATGQLQERICPHHKKVFEIFCCTDQTCICYLCTIDRYRGHDTVTAVAEWTDKQKQLGETQRRFQQRLHEKEKELQELRKAVETLKSSAQTAVEDSERIYTEMIRSIERRRSEVTELIRAQEKAEVSRAEGLLKRLEQEIAELKRRDAELEQLSHTEDHIHFLKNVVSVTAAPCSTVSTSMTFNQRVSFEAVKESVSALKVQLEEKLDGIFKQEVAKISAAVSSDIQAFFPELVTREELLQYSGHFTLDPKTANRHLHLSEGNRRVEYGTERQSYPEHPERFDVCPHVLCREGVSGRCYWEIERSGLIDIAVSYKSISRKGQGRECLFGYNDQSWSLFLTSSSSSFRHNNKETKLPLVASSRIGVYVDHRAGTLAFYSITDTLTLLHSVRTTFTHTLYPGFKIFSGSSVKLL; encoded by the exons ATGGCGGACGCCACAGCCAAGAGACAGTCAAAAGAGTCTTTCACTTGTCCCGTTTGTCTGGATCTACTGAACAATCCAGTCGCCATTCCATGTGGACACACGTATTGTTTGGGCTGCATTAAAGGCTGCTGGGATCAGGAGGATGGTAAAGGCATCTACAGGTGCCCCCAGTGCAGATGGACTTTTAGGCCGAGACCTGCTGTCAGTAAAAACACCCTGATTGCTGAGATGGTTGAGGACTTCAGGAAGACTGGACTCcaggctgctgctcctgctctatctactgctggagctggagatgtGGAGTGTGATCTCTGCACTGGGAGAAAACTCAAAGCTGTGAAGTCTTGTCTGGATTGTCTGTTGTCTTACTGTGAAACTCACTTCAAAGTTCACAATGATGTGAATCCAGGAGGAAAACACTCAGTGATTGATGCCACAGGCCAGCTGCAGGAGAGGATCTGCCCTCATCATAAGAAGGTGTTTGAAATATTTTGTTGTACTGATCAGACTTGTATCTGCTATCTGTGCACGATAGACAGATATAGAGGCCATGATACAGTCACAGCTGTAGCAGAATGGACTGACAAACAG AAGCAGCTGGGAGAGACCCAGAGGAGATTCCAGCAGAGACTCcatgagaaggagaaggagctgcaggagctgaggaAGGCTGTGGAGACACTCAAG agctctgcacagacagcagtggaggacaGTGAGAGGATCTACACTGAGATGATCCGCTCCATTGAGAGAAGGCGCTCTGAGGTGACAGAGCTGATCAGAGCTCAGGAGAAGGCTGAGGTGAGTCGGGCTGAAGGACTCCTGAAGAGACTGGAGCAGGAGAttgctgagctgaagaggagagatgctgaactggagcagctttcacacacagaggatcacATCCATTTCCTCAAG aATGTTGTGTCAGTCACTGCTGCTCCTTGCAGTACAGTTTCAACCAGCATGACCTTCAACCAACGTGTCTCTTTTGAGGCTGTGAAGGAATCTGTCTCTGCACTGAaggtgcagctggaggagaaatTGGATGGCATCTTTAAGCAGGAAGTAGCCAAGATATCTGCAGCAG TGTCCAGTGATATCCAGGCTTTCTTTCCTGAACTAGTGACCAGAGAGGAGCTCTTGCAGT ACTCCGGTCACTTCACACTGGATCCAAAAACAGCAAACAGACACCTCCATCTGTCTGAGGGAAACAGGAGGGTGGAATATGGAACTGAGCGCCAGTCATACCCTGAAcatccagagagatttgatgtgTGTCCTCATGTGCTGTGTCGAGAGGGAgtgtctggacgctgctactgggagatTGAAAGGAGTGGGTTGATTGATATAGCAGTCtcatataaaagcatcagcaggaaAGGACAGGGTAGGGAGTGTCTGTTTGGATATAATGATCAGTCCTGGAGTCTGTTCCTCACCAGTTCCAGCTCCTCTTTCAGGCACAATAATAAAGAGACTAAACTCCCTCTTGTGGCCAGCTCCAGAATTGGAGTGTACGTGGATCACAGGGcaggaactctggccttttacagcatcactgacacactgacCCTCCTGCACAGTGTCAggaccacattcactcacacactctaccctgGGTTTAAGATATTTTCTGGATCATCAGTAAAGCTGTTGTGA